A genomic segment from Spongiibacter sp. IMCC21906 encodes:
- the uvrB gene encoding excinuclease ABC subunit UvrB produces MSRAFKVVSKFEPAGDQPKAIAGLVEGLNAGLHAQTLLGVTGSGKTFSIAHVVKELQRPTIVMAPNKTLAAQLYGEFKEFFPENAVEYFVSYYDYYQPEAYVPASDTFIEKDASINDHIEQMRLSATKALMERSDAIIVASVSAIYGLGDPEQYFKMVLHLVRGERIDQRKLLRRLAELQYKRNDVAFQRGTYRVRGDVIDVFPAESDKDAIRVELFDDEIETITRFDPLTGESFGKLPRITIYPKSHYVTPRETLLKAVDRIEEEMVERLAHLRENDLLVEAQRLEQRTRYDLEMIRELGYCNGIENYSRYLSGREPGEAPPTLFDYLPPDALVVIDESHVTIPQIGAMYKGDRSRKETLVQYGFRLPSALDNRPMKFEEWERLVPQLIFVSATPGPYEKEHAARVVEQVVRPTGLVDPQLEVRPATTQVDDLLSEIGLRVEVGERVLVTTLTKRMAEDLSEYLDEHGVRCRYLHSDIDTVERVEIIRDLRLGKFDVLVGINLLREGLDMPEVSLVAILDADKEGFLRSDRSLIQTIGRAARNLHGKAILYGDKITGSMQRAIEETERRRKKQLAFNEEHDITPVGVTKSIADILDAGAVPGSKGKRRGDQRKVAEPSGDYLVDAERLSKDELAKLLKKLEQEMQGHAKNLDFEAAARVRDKLVEIKQQMFIS; encoded by the coding sequence ATGAGCAGAGCGTTTAAAGTAGTTTCCAAGTTTGAGCCAGCAGGCGATCAGCCCAAGGCCATTGCTGGCCTGGTGGAGGGGCTGAACGCGGGTTTACACGCTCAGACGCTGCTGGGTGTAACGGGTTCGGGTAAGACGTTTAGTATTGCTCATGTTGTGAAAGAGCTGCAGCGCCCGACGATAGTTATGGCCCCTAACAAGACCTTGGCTGCGCAGCTTTACGGTGAATTTAAGGAGTTCTTTCCTGAAAACGCGGTGGAGTATTTTGTTTCTTACTATGACTACTACCAGCCAGAGGCCTATGTACCCGCGTCAGATACGTTTATAGAAAAAGACGCTTCTATCAACGACCACATTGAACAGATGCGCTTATCGGCGACAAAGGCGCTGATGGAGCGCTCAGATGCCATTATTGTTGCCTCGGTGTCTGCAATATACGGTCTGGGTGACCCCGAGCAGTATTTTAAAATGGTGCTGCACTTGGTGCGGGGTGAGCGTATTGATCAGCGCAAGTTGCTCCGGCGGCTGGCAGAGCTGCAGTACAAGCGGAATGATGTTGCTTTTCAGCGCGGCACTTATCGAGTGCGGGGCGATGTTATTGATGTGTTCCCAGCAGAGAGCGATAAAGATGCGATTCGTGTCGAGCTGTTTGATGATGAGATTGAGACAATTACGCGGTTTGATCCGTTAACGGGTGAGTCTTTTGGTAAGCTGCCTCGAATTACCATCTACCCCAAAAGCCATTATGTCACGCCGCGCGAAACACTACTAAAAGCGGTAGATCGTATAGAAGAAGAGATGGTTGAGCGGCTAGCCCACCTCCGTGAAAACGACTTGCTGGTTGAGGCGCAGCGCCTTGAGCAGCGTACTCGCTATGATTTGGAGATGATTCGAGAGCTTGGTTATTGCAACGGGATAGAAAACTACTCTCGCTACCTGTCCGGACGTGAGCCCGGCGAGGCACCGCCAACACTATTTGATTATTTGCCACCTGATGCCCTGGTGGTAATTGATGAATCTCACGTCACTATTCCGCAAATAGGTGCGATGTACAAAGGCGACCGCTCGCGAAAAGAAACACTGGTTCAATACGGTTTTCGCTTGCCTTCCGCGCTGGATAATCGGCCGATGAAGTTTGAAGAGTGGGAGCGTTTGGTTCCGCAGCTAATTTTTGTTTCAGCAACGCCTGGCCCCTATGAGAAAGAGCATGCTGCAAGAGTCGTGGAACAAGTGGTGCGGCCTACAGGTTTGGTGGATCCTCAACTTGAGGTTCGACCCGCAACGACTCAAGTGGATGATCTTTTATCTGAAATTGGACTTCGAGTTGAGGTGGGAGAACGGGTGCTGGTAACCACGTTAACTAAGCGGATGGCAGAGGATCTGTCCGAATACTTGGATGAACATGGCGTGAGGTGCCGTTACCTACATTCCGATATTGATACGGTAGAGCGGGTGGAGATTATTCGCGACCTTCGGTTGGGTAAGTTTGATGTACTGGTCGGCATTAACTTGTTGCGAGAAGGTTTGGACATGCCGGAGGTCTCGTTGGTCGCCATCTTGGATGCTGATAAAGAAGGTTTTCTTCGCTCTGATCGCTCTCTTATCCAAACCATTGGCCGGGCTGCCCGAAACCTGCATGGCAAGGCAATTTTGTACGGCGATAAAATTACCGGGTCTATGCAGCGGGCGATTGAAGAGACTGAGCGGCGTCGGAAAAAGCAACTTGCGTTTAATGAAGAGCATGACATTACTCCCGTTGGTGTTACTAAGTCTATTGCCGATATTCTTGATGCCGGTGCGGTGCCTGGTTCCAAGGGCAAGCGGCGTGGTGATCAGCGTAAAGTGGCTGAACCCAGCGGTGATTACCTGGTGGATGCGGAACGTCTGTCGAAGGATGAGCTTGCCAAGCTGTTGAAAAAGCTTGAGCAAGAAATGCAGGGCCATGCGAAGAACCTGGATTTTGAAGCGGCGGCCCGGGTTAGAGATAAGTTAGTCGAAATCAAACAGCAGATGTTTATCAGTTAA
- a CDS encoding SLC13 family permease: protein MFTLEAWCVLAVIGACFSVLVFTRRPPDMVLCGGVTVLLLLGVLTPEEALAGMSNEGMVTVGVLFIVAQALSETGVVSWISTNILGRPKSVLTAQWRLMAPVAVFSSILNNTPVVAMMVPAVRDWAKRNNLSASKLMMPLSYAAIIGGTCTLVGTSTNLVINGMLIAQAPDAALGMFDLAWVGLPSTLLVLAATVLLSRWLLPNRSGQAQRFEDTRQYIVEMLVQAGSPIVGRSIEDAGLRQLPGMFIIEIVRDNRILTAVSPEEILLANDRLIFAGDVRSVVDLKNIHGLKLAEDQAFKIGTNDSARCLVEVVIGPTFPQLGRRVKDIRFRNKYGAAIIALSRNGQQLKGRIGDVELEPGDTLLLETHDEFVRNQRYSKDFLLVSAIENSRPVRHENRLRAALIMLAMVTVVAFGWLSMIKAAFVAAGLMVLTRCIRATDARRSVDWQVLLVIAASIALGGALEKTGAAASIADLMVAAAGQSPIMTLAAIFLVTALFSAVISNLAAAVIVFPIALAASQQLDVSIVPFAVTLMMAASASFATPIGYQTNLMVYGPGDYRFSDFLKMGTPLTLLVGAATIIIVPLVWPF, encoded by the coding sequence TTGTTCACGTTGGAGGCATGGTGCGTACTGGCGGTGATTGGCGCTTGTTTTTCAGTGCTGGTATTTACCCGTCGTCCTCCAGATATGGTGTTGTGCGGCGGGGTAACGGTGTTGCTGTTACTGGGTGTGCTAACGCCGGAAGAAGCGTTGGCGGGCATGTCTAATGAGGGCATGGTCACGGTTGGGGTGTTGTTTATCGTAGCCCAAGCGCTGTCGGAAACTGGTGTCGTTAGCTGGATATCCACCAATATATTAGGGCGTCCGAAATCGGTGCTCACTGCTCAATGGCGTTTGATGGCACCTGTAGCGGTATTTAGCTCTATTCTCAATAACACGCCGGTGGTCGCGATGATGGTACCGGCTGTGCGGGATTGGGCGAAGCGAAATAACCTCTCGGCTTCTAAACTGATGATGCCGCTGAGCTACGCCGCTATTATTGGCGGGACCTGTACGCTAGTGGGCACCAGTACCAACCTTGTGATTAACGGTATGTTGATTGCTCAGGCACCTGATGCTGCTTTAGGGATGTTTGACCTGGCTTGGGTCGGTCTGCCGAGTACCTTGTTGGTTTTGGCTGCAACGGTGTTGTTGAGTCGCTGGCTGCTGCCGAATCGGTCGGGGCAGGCTCAGCGATTTGAAGATACCCGTCAATACATTGTCGAGATGCTGGTCCAGGCGGGGAGCCCAATAGTGGGGCGTTCTATTGAAGACGCTGGATTGCGGCAGCTTCCCGGTATGTTCATTATTGAAATTGTTCGCGACAACCGCATCTTGACAGCGGTTTCGCCAGAAGAAATTCTGCTGGCTAATGATCGGTTGATTTTTGCTGGAGATGTTCGCTCCGTTGTCGACCTGAAAAATATCCATGGACTGAAACTTGCCGAGGATCAGGCCTTTAAAATTGGTACCAATGACTCTGCGCGTTGCTTGGTGGAAGTGGTAATTGGACCGACCTTTCCCCAGCTGGGGCGGCGAGTTAAAGATATCCGTTTTCGTAACAAATATGGCGCCGCTATAATTGCGCTCTCGCGAAATGGCCAGCAGCTCAAAGGCCGGATCGGCGATGTGGAGCTGGAGCCGGGGGATACTCTGCTACTTGAAACCCATGATGAATTTGTTCGTAACCAGCGTTACTCCAAAGACTTTCTTCTAGTCAGCGCAATTGAAAACTCTCGCCCTGTTCGACATGAAAATCGTCTGCGGGCTGCATTGATTATGCTGGCGATGGTGACGGTGGTGGCCTTTGGTTGGCTCTCTATGATTAAGGCGGCTTTTGTTGCCGCAGGTTTGATGGTGCTGACACGTTGTATTCGTGCCACCGATGCTCGTCGCAGTGTTGATTGGCAAGTGTTGCTGGTCATCGCTGCCTCTATCGCTCTAGGTGGTGCGCTGGAAAAAACCGGGGCGGCAGCCTCCATCGCCGATTTAATGGTCGCGGCGGCTGGTCAGTCTCCGATAATGACCTTGGCCGCTATCTTTCTGGTGACGGCCCTGTTCTCGGCGGTGATATCAAACTTGGCTGCAGCGGTGATTGTGTTTCCTATTGCGCTGGCGGCGAGTCAACAGCTTGATGTCAGTATTGTCCCTTTCGCAGTGACCTTAATGATGGCCGCTTCCGCAAGTTTTGCTACGCCTATTGGCTATCAAACGAATCTTATGGTTTATGGCCCTGGGGATTATCGCTTCTCAGATTTTTTGAAAATGGGCACACCTCTGACGTTGTTAGTCGGGGCGGCGACAATAATTATTGTTCCACTGGTTTGGCCGTTCTAA
- a CDS encoding DHH family phosphoesterase: MKYVDVFNGDADGICALLQLRNADPVDSELITGVKRDIALADRVSANAGDKVTILDVSLDKNRSGLEQVLNSGAEVLYIDHHFAGDIPEHNNLTTKINTASDVCTALLVNGLLKGQFAEWAVVGAFGDNLRQSAQTLAKSLDITEPELEALENLGIYLNYNGYGASLEDLHFHPAELFKKLLPYASPREFMREAKEIFEHLQTGYHNDMAAAAKLPPVNADQVSAVYILPNERWARRVSGVYSNDLANDHPDRAHAVLTVKQNGNYLVSIRAPLNNKQGADEFCRQFATGGGRAAAAGINDLPAENLQSFTAQFSQFYQALAG; the protein is encoded by the coding sequence ATGAAATATGTTGATGTGTTTAATGGGGATGCCGATGGAATTTGTGCATTACTCCAGCTCCGAAATGCCGATCCGGTCGATAGTGAGCTTATCACTGGGGTTAAACGCGATATCGCTTTGGCGGATCGTGTAAGCGCCAACGCAGGTGACAAAGTAACGATTCTTGACGTATCACTGGACAAAAATCGCAGCGGCCTGGAGCAAGTGCTCAACAGCGGTGCCGAGGTCCTTTATATTGATCATCACTTTGCCGGCGATATTCCAGAGCACAACAACCTCACTACTAAGATCAATACTGCTTCTGATGTGTGCACCGCGCTGCTTGTGAATGGCCTGTTAAAAGGTCAGTTTGCTGAGTGGGCAGTGGTAGGGGCATTTGGTGACAACCTGCGTCAGAGCGCTCAGACCTTAGCGAAAAGCCTCGATATTACTGAGCCTGAACTAGAGGCTCTGGAAAACCTGGGGATTTATCTCAACTACAATGGTTATGGTGCCAGTCTCGAAGATTTGCACTTTCACCCCGCTGAGCTATTTAAAAAGCTGCTGCCTTACGCCAGTCCTCGTGAATTTATGCGAGAAGCGAAGGAAATTTTTGAACATTTACAAACTGGCTATCATAACGATATGGCCGCGGCAGCAAAATTGCCGCCAGTGAATGCTGATCAGGTGTCAGCGGTTTATATTCTGCCTAATGAGCGTTGGGCGCGCCGAGTGAGCGGGGTTTACAGTAATGACCTTGCCAATGATCACCCGGATCGCGCGCATGCTGTGTTAACGGTAAAGCAAAATGGCAATTATTTGGTGAGTATCCGTGCGCCCTTGAACAACAAGCAGGGCGCCGATGAGTTTTGCCGTCAGTTTGCCACCGGTGGTGGCCGTGCCGCCGCCGCTGGTATCAATGACCTGCCCGCCGAAAATCTTCAGAGTTTCACCGCGCAGTTTTCTCAGTTTTATCAAGCGTTAGCGGGTTAG
- the pyrF gene encoding orotidine-5'-phosphate decarboxylase: MAVSSPQVTSSPIIVALDFPKRESIDALVDQLDPSSCRLKVGKELFTRFGPDIVKDLHRRGFEVFLDLKFHDIPNTVAAAVSAAADLGVWMVNVHAVGGAAMMTAAAEALQSYGKAAPLLTAVTVLTSMRSEELPAIGVAGEARDQVSRLAALAANCGLDGVVCSAQEAEMLSQQLGKHFALVTPGIRPPGSQKGDQQRVATPAEAMAMGSHYLVIGRPITRNDNPAEALRSINKELSV, translated from the coding sequence ATGGCAGTTTCATCCCCTCAGGTAACTTCATCCCCCATTATTGTTGCGCTGGATTTTCCCAAGCGTGAATCCATTGATGCGTTGGTCGATCAGCTCGATCCGTCATCTTGCCGTTTAAAAGTAGGCAAGGAATTATTTACGCGGTTCGGGCCGGATATTGTAAAAGACTTGCACCGCAGAGGCTTCGAGGTATTTCTAGACCTCAAATTTCATGATATTCCCAACACCGTTGCCGCGGCAGTGTCGGCGGCAGCAGATTTGGGTGTGTGGATGGTGAATGTGCATGCCGTTGGCGGGGCGGCGATGATGACTGCAGCGGCCGAGGCGTTGCAGTCGTATGGCAAAGCTGCGCCTTTATTGACGGCCGTTACGGTATTAACGTCGATGCGCTCTGAAGAATTACCCGCAATTGGCGTGGCTGGTGAGGCACGAGATCAAGTTTCGCGCTTGGCCGCGCTTGCTGCAAACTGTGGTCTGGATGGGGTGGTGTGTTCTGCTCAGGAAGCTGAAATGCTAAGCCAGCAACTGGGTAAACACTTCGCTTTGGTCACCCCAGGCATTCGCCCGCCAGGCAGTCAGAAGGGGGACCAGCAGCGTGTGGCGACGCCGGCAGAGGCCATGGCCATGGGAAGTCACTATCTTGTTATTGGGCGGCCTATTACCCGTAATGACAATCCGGCTGAGGCGCTGCGCAGTATCAATAAGGAGCTGTCTGTCTAA
- a CDS encoding tetratricopeptide repeat protein, translating to MEASVSNFLLLFASIAVGWLLGRLGRSKVELPAPVDDSNSYYKGLNFLLNEQADEAVLTVVNELPVRLETLPTHLALGNLMRSKGEVEAAIHIHQNLLSRPSLPRVELHKVHLELARDYISAGLLDRAERLLRDLVDESQGYRAEALEHLRHIYQTEKEWEQAIAVAVQLLPKRGWLRRAQDKSPQLVEKALSHYHCEIAERLLSDGDLKAAKRELVKAERYDSDCLRVGLLLAALSMRQGRAGEALAVLQELLRSQPLWAMQILPLFKNAFSEMASTAEYVDALSRFGATTDSSYLAVELAGALAEVKGKAEALTYIQSVVKRRPTFKTLSCWLSLSDAEGQAELRLAIDEVLATRPVYQCRHCGFSGRKLHWLCPSCEQWGTIAPVRGTQGD from the coding sequence ATGGAAGCAAGTGTCAGTAACTTTCTATTACTGTTTGCGTCGATTGCTGTGGGATGGTTACTTGGGCGCTTGGGTCGTTCAAAAGTTGAACTACCCGCGCCAGTGGATGACAGTAATAGCTATTATAAAGGGCTTAATTTTCTCCTTAATGAGCAGGCTGACGAGGCGGTGCTCACGGTGGTGAATGAGTTGCCTGTTCGCCTTGAAACCCTTCCCACTCACCTTGCTCTAGGTAACTTGATGCGTAGTAAGGGTGAAGTGGAGGCGGCGATCCATATCCATCAAAACCTGCTTTCCCGCCCCTCGTTACCTCGAGTGGAACTGCATAAGGTACATCTTGAGCTTGCCAGAGATTATATTTCTGCGGGATTACTGGACCGAGCTGAGCGCTTGTTGCGGGATTTGGTCGATGAGTCTCAAGGTTACCGCGCTGAGGCTTTAGAGCACTTAAGACATATATATCAGACTGAAAAAGAATGGGAACAGGCGATTGCGGTAGCTGTGCAGCTGTTGCCGAAACGGGGTTGGTTGCGTCGCGCGCAAGATAAGTCGCCGCAGCTTGTTGAGAAAGCCCTTAGCCATTACCACTGCGAGATAGCCGAACGTTTGCTGTCAGATGGAGACTTGAAAGCGGCAAAGCGTGAACTGGTAAAGGCGGAGCGATACGATTCGGATTGCTTGCGAGTTGGCTTGTTGTTGGCAGCGTTGTCGATGCGCCAGGGAAGAGCTGGTGAGGCCTTGGCGGTGCTGCAGGAATTACTCCGGTCACAGCCACTGTGGGCCATGCAAATATTACCGCTGTTTAAAAATGCCTTTAGTGAAATGGCGAGTACCGCAGAGTATGTCGATGCCCTTAGTCGTTTTGGTGCCACAACGGACAGCTCGTATTTAGCGGTAGAATTGGCAGGCGCTCTTGCTGAGGTAAAAGGAAAAGCTGAAGCGTTGACGTATATTCAGAGCGTCGTAAAGCGACGGCCAACATTTAAAACACTGTCGTGCTGGTTGAGCTTAAGCGATGCGGAAGGGCAGGCGGAGTTACGGCTTGCCATTGACGAAGTGCTTGCGACCCGTCCTGTTTACCAATGTCGTCATTGCGGCTTTTCCGGTCGGAAATTACATTGGCTGTGTCCTAGTTGTGAGCAGTGGGGTACCATTGCGCCTGTTCGTGGTACACAAGGCGATTAG
- a CDS encoding LapA family protein, giving the protein MRWIKSLLLIVVLLLVLALGLLFTIENDVVVPLNILIMELPEQRLSTWLILSFFAGGILGMLAASFAMARLQASRLVLKRKLANLEGQRSGVTRA; this is encoded by the coding sequence ATGCGCTGGATCAAGTCGCTGTTATTGATAGTGGTCTTATTGCTGGTTTTGGCATTGGGCCTGTTGTTCACTATTGAGAACGACGTGGTTGTGCCACTTAATATTTTAATAATGGAGTTGCCGGAGCAGCGCCTATCAACGTGGTTGATCCTGTCGTTTTTTGCGGGTGGCATTTTGGGTATGCTTGCCGCATCCTTCGCCATGGCTCGCTTGCAAGCTTCTAGGTTGGTTCTAAAAAGAAAGCTCGCAAACCTGGAGGGGCAGCGGTCTGGCGTGACAAGAGCGTAA
- a CDS encoding integration host factor subunit beta gives MTKSELIELIAERQPQLSHKDIELAVKTIIEHMSQILATGDRIEIRGFGSFSLHYREPRQGRNPKTGETVQLPGKYVPHFKPGKELRERVNQSLD, from the coding sequence ATGACAAAATCCGAACTGATAGAGTTGATCGCTGAGCGCCAGCCACAACTGTCTCACAAGGACATTGAGTTAGCAGTGAAGACCATTATTGAGCATATGTCTCAGATATTGGCCACCGGTGATAGAATTGAAATTCGCGGTTTTGGCAGCTTTTCGCTCCACTATAGGGAGCCAAGGCAAGGACGTAATCCCAAAACAGGTGAAACGGTTCAGCTTCCCGGTAAATATGTTCCTCACTTCAAACCTGGTAAAGAGCTTCGAGAGCGAGTAAACCAGAGTCTGGATTAA
- the rpsA gene encoding 30S ribosomal protein S1, with protein sequence MSESFAELFEESLKTIDMKPGSIVTGVVIDIDSDWVTVHAGLKSEGVIPRDQFFSESGEFSLQIGDEVQVALESVEDGFGETKLSREKAKRAEAWTSLEAAYEAEETVTGIINGKVKGGFTVDINSIRAFLPGSLVDVRPVRDTAHLEGKELEFKVIKLDQKRNNVVVSRRAVLESVNSEEREALLESLQEGMVVKGIVKNLTDYGAFVDLGGIDGLLHITDMAWKRIKHPSEIVNVGDEIDVRILKFDRERNRVSLGLKQLGEDPWVAIKTRYPENSRVKAKVTNLTDYGCFAEIEEGVEGLVHVSEMDWTNKNIHPSKVVQVGDEVEVMILDIDEERRRISLGIKQCQQNPWDAFGSQYTKGDKISGGIKSITDFGIFIGLDGNIDGLVHLSDISWNETGEEAVRNFKKGDEIETVILSIDPERERISLGIKQLEDDPFSNYVAINDKGSIVTGTVKEVDAKSAVIVLAEEVEGVLKASEISRDKVEDARNVLKEGEEVEVKIISVDRKNRGLTLSIKAKDMADEKEAVKSLRENQSEAAATTIGDLIKAQMENKD encoded by the coding sequence ATGAGCGAAAGCTTTGCTGAACTGTTTGAAGAAAGTTTAAAAACCATTGATATGAAGCCCGGTTCAATTGTGACCGGTGTGGTTATTGATATCGACAGCGACTGGGTAACGGTCCACGCTGGTTTGAAGTCAGAAGGCGTTATTCCACGTGACCAGTTCTTTTCCGAAAGCGGTGAATTTAGCCTGCAAATCGGTGACGAAGTGCAGGTTGCTCTGGAATCTGTAGAAGATGGTTTTGGTGAGACTAAATTGTCTCGCGAAAAAGCCAAGCGTGCTGAAGCATGGACTTCGCTGGAAGCGGCTTACGAAGCAGAAGAGACTGTTACTGGTATCATCAATGGTAAAGTCAAAGGCGGCTTCACCGTTGATATCAACAGCATTCGTGCATTCCTTCCCGGTTCTTTGGTAGACGTGCGTCCCGTTCGTGACACGGCGCACCTCGAAGGCAAAGAGCTGGAATTTAAAGTTATCAAGCTAGACCAGAAGCGCAACAACGTTGTGGTTTCTCGTCGCGCGGTACTGGAAAGCGTGAACAGCGAAGAGCGCGAAGCGCTGCTGGAATCACTGCAAGAAGGTATGGTCGTTAAAGGTATCGTTAAGAACCTGACCGACTACGGTGCTTTCGTTGATTTGGGCGGCATCGATGGCTTGCTGCACATCACTGATATGGCGTGGAAGCGCATCAAGCACCCAAGCGAAATTGTCAACGTGGGTGACGAAATTGATGTTCGCATCCTGAAGTTTGACCGTGAGCGCAATCGTGTTTCTCTAGGTCTGAAGCAATTGGGTGAAGATCCTTGGGTTGCTATCAAAACCCGTTACCCAGAAAACAGCCGCGTAAAAGCCAAGGTGACTAACCTGACTGATTACGGTTGCTTTGCTGAGATCGAGGAAGGCGTTGAAGGTCTGGTTCACGTTTCTGAAATGGATTGGACTAACAAGAACATCCACCCCTCTAAAGTCGTACAAGTTGGCGACGAAGTGGAAGTGATGATTCTGGACATTGACGAAGAGCGTCGTCGTATTTCTCTGGGTATTAAACAGTGTCAGCAAAACCCATGGGATGCGTTTGGTTCTCAGTACACCAAAGGCGATAAAATTAGCGGCGGCATTAAGTCCATCACTGATTTTGGTATCTTCATTGGTCTGGACGGAAACATCGACGGTCTGGTTCATTTGTCTGATATTTCTTGGAACGAAACTGGCGAAGAAGCCGTGCGTAATTTCAAGAAAGGCGACGAAATCGAAACCGTTATTCTGTCTATCGATCCAGAGCGCGAGCGCATTTCTTTGGGCATCAAACAGTTGGAAGACGACCCGTTCTCTAACTATGTTGCCATCAACGATAAAGGCAGCATCGTAACCGGTACGGTGAAAGAAGTTGACGCCAAGTCTGCAGTCATCGTATTGGCTGAAGAAGTTGAAGGTGTGTTGAAAGCGTCTGAAATCAGCCGTGATAAGGTTGAAGATGCGCGCAATGTGCTGAAAGAAGGCGAAGAAGTTGAAGTGAAAATCATCAGCGTCGATCGTAAAAACCGTGGCTTGACCCTGTCTATTAAGGCGAAGGACATGGCGGATGAGAAAGAGGCAGTGAAGTCTTTGCGTGAAAACCAAAGCGAAGCTGCTGCAACGACGATTGGCGATCTAATCAAAGCTCAGATGGAAAACAAAGACTAA